The sequence TCATACGACGAGACGACTTCAAATATCATTTCGACCATCGATTCTAATTTCATGATCGATATCCGTCTAGAGATGGTTCAGCTCTCGTAGTTTTCATATTCTGCTGGTTTATGACAATTCGGCAGtaggagaaaaggaaagaagtCAAATAATAATGGGATCAACTAGCATGTAACTGCTAGACCCATCTTTAGTAATTGTCGTGTAACTGGAGCTCACCATTGACAGCCgtggtaaaaaaaaaaaaaaagaaaaaaaaagaaaaaggtttTTTTAAGTGACATCCCGATTTACTTCGTACCGAACGGCGGCACATGGATGGGGTATGCATGCAGGAATCCGCCGACAACGCGGAATGGAGGAGTCCGAGAGTGAGGTAACAGATGATCCCGATTCCCAAGAGAATGAAGAATGACTGGAAGGTCTATAAATTCCCCGAGTGCTCGGTTCGCCCACCGAGGGAGCGGCCGAGATAAGACATAGGAAAGCTGCAAGGACTGCGTAAGGAGGTATATATTACGCCTTTTTGCCCCAAAGCTAGGGAGTGGAGGAGTTGCCTTGGTCACCCGGCCTCAAAGCTGGACATCGGGAGTCCGAGGTGAATAGTCCGCCCACATTCAAGCAAGGAATAAAGCCATTAACGGCAATAACCGTGAATGGTGAGTATGTGGTATACAATATTGTAATACGAGAGAAAATACAATGGGTGGCAATAGTAAAGACAAGAGCTTTCCAATATCCTTGATATTGGGCAATCGGAGCGATACCTCAATACTAGCAATGCATAGATGCAAGAGCATAGCTAATATAGCTCCAAGCATTCACGGGTTCCTTAGTGCATATACGTTGTTTTCCTATTCACTATATCACCCACTTTCTCCTCCACCCACCCTCTCCATCTTGCCATTTTTTTCCAACCTACACTATAGCCACCAAAAGCCATAGTAAGTGAATGTATTCCCCTTGCTCATAGATTCACCCCAGGGCCTGCTGTTCACCTTCTGTCCTTGCAAGGATAAGAATGCCTTGTTCCACCAGCCCCTTGCATAGTATCCACTGGATTCTCTTGGTGCGGGACGAGCAGTAAGAGTTTTTTTGTCCACATTCCTTATCATCTTGCTTCTTGAGCAGCTCAAGCTTTTCAGCAAGACACAAAGCTCATTACTGACTCAATCTCAGATAAGCAAGCAAGAAGTAACTCATAAACTTCCATCATCCCTACCTTCATCAAAGCCTGTTGAGACGTGTGAAACGCGTTCTTCCTTTTCAAGGAAAAGGTATTCTTTTCACTGCGAACCTTGCACCATATAGGCATAGGGGGTTGACTAAACTTCTTTTTTCGTCGAATCAGATCTCATCCTAATTGTTGATTTTGCATCTGCAATTTCTTGTCACCTCGAAATCCCTTTCCAACCAAGAAGCTATGGCAAAAAGTTCCAAGAAGAATGCCACCGAAAATGGCACATCCTCATCTGGATCACAAGCCAAACCACAAGTGAAGACTCCCAAGCAGCGACCAACAACCCGTACTATTGTTCGCTGGAATGGTATGAACTTCCCCTTTCTGAATCCTCTTGCGCAACGAACAAAGCTAACAAAATTCCTAGACGAACTTGATAAGCAACTGCTTCTCTCAATCCAGTATGCCTGTAATGCAGCTGGAATCAAAATTCCATGGGGGAATGTAGCCACGCTCATGGGCAACAACATTACCGAAGGAGCTATTGTTCAGCACCTCGCAAAATTGCGCGCACGCATGGAAGAAGAAGGTATCCGTGTCCCACCTCCTCTTCGTCGAGGAGGTTCGGGGGccgcaaagaagaaaggctCTTCGAAAGCCACCAGCACCACAAAAGCAACTTCCACGGATGATGATGCGACTAAATCCCAGGAGCCAGAAATGAAAGTATATCCAAACACGGAGCGCCAGAAAAGCGATGTTACTTCCACCAGGAACAGGGTGGATTCCTCTCCCAGCTCTGTAGGGGAGATTGGTCAACCTCACCCAAGTGATGATTCCATTGCTGCTGGGGCAAGTTTTCTGGAGTTTGCAGGAATTGACAAAACTGCTGGCAGCGCCAATAATGTGGTAggtggaaggaaaagaaaggctCTGGATTCCAGCATAGTTACACTCCGCATTTCACCATGGCGTTTAGAAAAACTTCTCATGAAGGAGAGCAGAGTGATTGACAAGCACAGGGCTGGGCAACAGGAAGCTCAAGCCTCTTTAGGACAAGATGAAACTGTTGCCGACAGTGATGAAACTTATCAAGACATGCCTTGTACCCAGCAAATGCTTCTAATGGAAACAGATGCAATGGATACAGAGAGTTTCTTGCAGATTGGAGCCCAACATTTCGAAATCCCTACGGAATGTACATGCACCCAGGATTCCGTCGGAGTATCCACTCAGCCTCTTCAGACAAACGACGATTTGCTTCAGTTCTATAACCCAGGATATTATAACACGGCATTCTCAGACATGTATCTCCCCGGTCTGACTAACCGGCCGCTCTCGACGGTCCAGAATCCAGGATTGGGGTCCCCTCAGAATGATTCGTTTAGCTGGTTGATGGATTCGTCAGCCCCTAACAATAGACTCCTAGAAACGGAAGATAACTTTGACGTCGCAGAGTTCATTAGTCCCGAATACTTGACCCAATGAGTCATCATTGATTCCGGTAGCAAATGGAAAGGAAGATAAATTCAAAttccaaaaagaagaagctgaagaaaggTATTGGGCGACGAGACAAACGCAATTCTTCGATGGCGAACCCCTTGGTTCTTGAAAAACCTACTTCATAAAGTATCAATTAGCCCTGTATCTCTTATGCGAGTCTTTCAAATTCTTTTCTGCTTTCACGTTATGAAGTGAGTTTACCTAGGACAGCATTTGCTATGAGCAGCCTTTGGAACATATCACCCTGTTATCATCTCTTTGCTTCTTACTACACCGCGTATCTATCAAAAGCATGGGTTGGTTAGACGGTCGCGGACAAAGAGAGTTGCGTACAGAGGGCATTGGTTAGCATGACGAAGATTGCATAGCAAAAGTGCAGCTCAGTTTCTCTTGCACGTCTCACTGCAGTTGACTGTAGTCTCGATCGTCTTTATGCCCAGGTTTAGAATTCAATTGCACAGAGTCTTCAAGCTGCTTGCCCGCAGGTTCATGTAAACTCGTAGCTCGCTGCGAAAGCTCCGATTGGAAAAGGGATCCAGAGCCAAAGTAAATTAAAACACCAAACATTAGATAGATTGTGTATTCCCAGCTGTGAATCAGCTTTCGCCCTTCATTCTCCTgtcctcatcttcatcctgAGGCCGGTTGTCCCCAAATGTAGGCGAGGAGTGATGTGATGTTGGCCCACACGTGAAAGAAGAGTCACATGACACTGGAGCTTATTAAATATCATGTGACCACCCTATTTTGGAAGCTCCCAACCCTGGGAAAGGCGGATTACCTAAGCCTATCCGAGTTAGCGCGAAACCGCCAAGAACATGGAGAAGTTGCTCGAATCTCTccccaatttttttttttttttttcccgcaGCCAATCCTCAAAACCTCTTCTTCCCTCCCTTCTCCACGCCAGTTCTTGTAATTGTATCCTATCCACGCTTCGTATTGTCTTATATTATCGGAGTTTAGGACAATTGGGGCTGATTCCGTCGTTTCCATAACTTAGTCGTTACTCATTCAAGATGCATAGAGCTCTCTCAGCTTCCTCAAGGGCTTCGGTCCTTTCTTCCGCTGCTTCCACGCGCGGACAGCTATCTCATTTCAGACCTGCCTTGTCCTCCGGGCTGAACCTCCAGCAGCAAAGATATGCTCACAAGGTCAGCTTTGCTCCTGCTTTTGTTTTTATCATTCGTCGGAAAAAGTCCTTACTGGTTTGACTCTAACCGATCATTGTTTATAGGAACTCAAATTCGGCGTTGAAGGACGTGCAGCCCTCCTCAAGGGTGTCGACACGCTGGCCAAAGCTGTTACCACCACATTGGGTCCCAAGGGAAGGAATGTTTTGATTGAGTCTTCATACGGCTCCCCAAAAATTACTAAAGGTATGCCGTCAATTTGCGCGATACTCTCACTTACCGCGGATAGCTAACTCCAAATATAGACGGTGTCACGGTTGCCAAAGCTATCTCATTGCAAGACAAATTCGAGAATCTCGGCGCCCGTCTTCTCCAAGACGTTGCTTCCAAGACAAACGAAATTGCTGGTGATGGAACGACAACGGCGACCGTGCTTGCACGTGCTATCTTTTCCGAGACCGTCAAGAATGTTGCTGCTGGCTGCAACCCAATGGACTTGAGAAGAGGCATTCAGGCCGCCGTTGACTCCGTCGTCGAATATCTTCAAGCAAATAAGAGAGAGATCACCACCAGCGAAGAGATTGCGCAGGTGGCTACGATCTCTGCTAACGGGGACACCCATATCGGAAAGTTGATCTCCAACGCAATGGAAAGAGTTGGAAAGGAAGGTGTGATTACGGTTAAGGACGGAAAGACCATTGAAGACGAGCTTGAGGTTACCGAGGGCATGCGATTTGACCGCGGCTATGTTTCCCCTTACTTTATCACCGATACCAAAACTCAGAAGGTTGAGTTTGAAAAGCCTCTTATTCTCCTCTCTGAGAAGAAGATCTCTGCCGTCCAGGATATTATCCCCGCCCTTGAGGCCTCTACCACCCTCCGCCGACCACTAGTTATCATTGCTGAGGATATTGAGGGCGAGGCTCTCGCAGTCTGCATTCTCAATAAACTGCGTGGCCAACTTCAAGTCGCTGCCGTCAAGGCTCCTGGCTTCGGTGATAACCGCAAGAGCATCCTTGGTGACATTGGTATCTTGACCAACTCTACCGTGTTCACAGATGAGCTTGATATGAAGCTTGACAAGGCTACCCCAGATATGCTCGGCTCCACGGGCtccatcaccatcaccaaGGAGGACACTATTATCCTGAACGGTGAGGGCAGCAAGGATGCCATTGCTCAGAGGTGCGAGCAAATTAGAAGCATCATTGCTGATCCTGCCACCTCCGAATACGAGAAGGAGAAGCTTCAGGAGCGTCTAGCTAAACTCTCTGGTGGTGTTGCTGTCATCAAGGTCGGCGGTGCTTCTGAAGTTGAAGTTGGAGAGAAGAAGGACCGTGTTGTTGATGCCCTGAACGCTACCCGCGCTGCTGTTGAGGAGGGTATTCTCCCTGGCGGAGGTACCGCCTTGCTCAAGGCTTCCGCCAATGGTTTGAAAGACGTCAAGCCagccaactttgaccagcAGCTGGGTGTCAGCATTGTTAAGAGTGCCATCCAGAGACCTGCTCGTACTATTGTTGAGAATGCTGGGTTGGAGGGTAGCGTCATTGTGGGCAAGCTTACAGATGAATTTGCGGGAGATTTCAATAGAGGCTTCGATAGCGCCAAGGGAGAGTACGTTGATATGATTGGGGCTGGAATTGTCGACCCATTGAAGGTTGTTCGCACCGCTCTTGTCGATGCCAGTGGTGTTGCATCCCTACTCGGTACCACCGAGGTCGCAATCGTTGAAGCTCCTGAGGAGAAGGCGCCCGCTGCTGCTGGTATGGGCGGCATGGGCGGCATGGGAGGAATGGGCGGTATGTACTAAGAGGCTCACAGATTTACGGTAAACgtgcattttttttttttttgttcgCATTGGATGTTTTAAAATACTAATTTAGCTCCTCCCTTCTTGCCTATGTGTTTATATCTCTATATCATTTTTCTGCGTCCGGTTCTTTTTCCTCAATTCCGAATCTATTCCCCGGAATTTCGTCGTGCCTTCAAGCGACCCGACCGCTCGGGGGTACCGCAATTTCCGGTGGAACGAACCACCCCACTCCATGACCAACCATTCACAAGTCCCACATCACTTCCGTGTCCCAAAATTCCCCTTTTCTCAGTTCTGGCATAGGCAAAATATTTGGGAAGGAAGGATGCCACTGCGAGAAAGGTCTGCGTTAAGTACCTTGTACCCTACTTCGTTGGAGTTTAGTGTGGGGATTTGTTTTATACATCTTTGAACGGCGtaggaggagaaggaagtGGAAGAAGTAGTGGTCTCCGAAGGGCTCTCTGAATGAAATAAAGCAATGTACTGTAAATTATCAGCTCCGGGTTATGAAATATATTTCTCAATTTTCTAATCTACGACCCCTAGGAGAGCGCTGGACGTTAGGGCTGGGAGAAACCCATGCCCACGCGATCAAGTCTCACACTGACAAATAGCGAGAAAAGATGCCAGGAGCTTGAATCTTGGAGATACGAAGCATTTGGCCCAAAATAGCTGGCTTGGTAGCCTTCTAGGTGCTTTCCCTTTGAAGCTGGTATCGCAATGAGGGAAGCAAATTGGCCGCGCAATGTCACCCAAGTATCATAAGTGATGACCTCACTTGGATTCCAAGGCTTGTCAAAATGTTGGGTGCCTGGATTAAAGTGGTGCCTGGTTGAATACTCACAGGCCGCGGACAGTCAGCAATGAATGTCTGGCGTGCATCTGGAGGACATTCCATTCATACGTCGTCCCGGCGACCGAAGTTCTCTTTTCCCAGTGAGAGAAATTCCCGAGTGCGTAACGTCCAGTTGCCCCCCACCAAACCTTACGACTCAGCCCCGCTATTTTTTATTGGGTTGCCTCAtgaactactccgtacttcaaCTTGTTTAGACCAATATCTTCCATCAACACAACAGATCCTCTTCGCACATCATCACCTCTCCTGCAGTTTTCTTCGTTTGATCAGGTAAGTCGATCTGTCGCTGGTACTCTCCTCTCGGTGTCTTGAGTGCTCGGTACCCCGCTGAAGAGCTTGGCCACCCGCAAGATTATCAGCCCCTGTCCTCCCAAGTCCTGAACCGCACCCGATATTATCCAGTGGACTCCGTGCTGACCTCGGGTTCATCGACTCAGCAGCTTCCTCAGTATTGTTTCATTAGAAATTCGATTAAGAATTATCACACATCATGTCGGTAAGTATATACAATCGTGTTCCTTTGGGTCAAGTGTCAAGCGCTCGTCGACTAATGCATCCTCCTATAGGTCGATTCGGGGTAGGTTTACAAGTTCTACATATTCTTACGGTTGCCGCCGGCTGAATAAGTCGAAAAAAGGAATGATTACTTGCTGCATTGCGCTGACCATGACTGCATGAGTCCTACAGTGTCTCCATAAACCCAGATTGCATCAGTGCTTTCAACGAACTGCGGCTCGGTCGAGGAAAGACAAAGTTCATCATCTTTAAGATCGCTGATAACCGACGAGAAATTGTTGTGGAGGAGGCCTCAAAGGAGCCAGACTACGAGATTTTCCGTGAGAAGCTCGAGGGCGCGAAAGATTCGAAAGGAAACCCGGCTCCAAGATACGCTGTTTACGATGTAGAATTTGAGCTTGAAGGGGGAGAGGGCAAGCGGTATGTTCGCTCCCGGTTTGATATTGAGACGCTACCTATTAATCTCACTGGCTCTTTTCTCTAGAAGCAAAATTGTCTTCATCTCATGGGTGCCGAGTGAAACGCCAACGTTCGTAAGTATATCCTACTATAATATACTTGGTGGACGCCTTGCTGATATAGAATCAAGTGGTCAATGCTTTACGCGACTAGCCGACAAACTTTGAAAAACGCCCTTAACCCGCACACAAGCATCCACGCAGACGACAAGGCCGAGCTTGAATGGAAGAACGTGCTCACCGAGGCGAGCGGCGGCATGGCTACCAAATAGGCAAGCCCGGTGTCGAAAGGTAGATACTACTGTTAGGAAAAGGCTTGCTGTTCGTATCGGCTGGACAAGGCTTTAAGCATTGCGTGAATTGGTTGATGGTGCTGGGATTGATTGGGCTCTTCAGCGGCGTTGTCATTGCCAGCGGCTGTGATTTGAATCAACTGAATCACATTTCAAACATACCGCAGATATTAGTTCCAAGTTGAAGACTTACAAATAGCTCAGAACTTCTCAATATTCGTCGGAATGTGGAATGTTATTAATTAATATTTTGGTCTCTCTGCTGATCGATTACTCCAATAATGAATCGTTGCGTTTTTCATGGCGCTACTGAAATCAAGGTTGGCCTCCCGTAGAATTCCGCAACAGGGCATCCCATTACGACGTCGCAACCCACTAGGGTTCTAGGCACAAACCAAGCTTTACCGTGAAGG is a genomic window of Coccidioides posadasii str. Silveira chromosome 3, complete sequence containing:
- a CDS encoding uncharacterized protein (EggNog:ENOG410PYWA), which produces MAKSSKKNATENGTSSSGSQAKPQVKTPKQRPTTRTIVRWNDELDKQLLLSIQYACNAAGIKIPWGNVATLMGNNITEGAIVQHLAKLRARMEEEGIRVPPPLRRGGSGAAKKKGSSKATSTTKATSTDDDATKSQEPEMKVYPNTERQKSDVTSTRNRVDSSPSSVGEIGQPHPSDDSIAAGASFLEFAGIDKTAGSANNVVGGRKRKALDSSIVTLRISPWRLEKLLMKESRVIDKHRAGQQEAQASLGQDETVADSDETYQDMPCTQQMLLMETDAMDTESFLQIGAQHFEIPTECTCTQDSVGVSTQPLQTNDDLLQFYNPGYYNTAFSDMYLPGLTNRPLSTVQNPGLGSPQNDSFSWLMDSSAPNNRLLETEDNFDVAEFISPEYLTQ
- the HSP60 gene encoding chaperonin (BUSCO:105401at4751~EggNog:ENOG410PHYR~COG:O~BUSCO:4322at33183); the protein is MHRALSASSRASVLSSAASTRGQLSHFRPALSSGLNLQQQRYAHKELKFGVEGRAALLKGVDTLAKAVTTTLGPKGRNVLIESSYGSPKITKDGVTVAKAISLQDKFENLGARLLQDVASKTNEIAGDGTTTATVLARAIFSETVKNVAAGCNPMDLRRGIQAAVDSVVEYLQANKREITTSEEIAQVATISANGDTHIGKLISNAMERVGKEGVITVKDGKTIEDELEVTEGMRFDRGYVSPYFITDTKTQKVEFEKPLILLSEKKISAVQDIIPALEASTTLRRPLVIIAEDIEGEALAVCILNKLRGQLQVAAVKAPGFGDNRKSILGDIGILTNSTVFTDELDMKLDKATPDMLGSTGSITITKEDTIILNGEGSKDAIAQRCEQIRSIIADPATSEYEKEKLQERLAKLSGGVAVIKVGGASEVEVGEKKDRVVDALNATRAAVEEGILPGGGTALLKASANGLKDVKPANFDQQLGVSIVKSAIQRPARTIVENAGLEGSVIVGKLTDEFAGDFNRGFDSAKGEYVDMIGAGIVDPLKVVRTALVDASGVASLLGTTEVAIVEAPEEKAPAAAGMGGMGGMGGMGGMY
- a CDS encoding uncharacterized protein (EggNog:ENOG410PQ05~COG:Z~BUSCO:15770at33183) codes for the protein MSVDSGVSINPDCISAFNELRLGRGKTKFIIFKIADNRREIVVEEASKEPDYEIFREKLEGAKDSKGNPAPRYAVYDVEFELEGGEGKRSKIVFISWVPSETPTFWSMLYATSRQTLKNALNPHTSIHADDKAELEWKNVLTEASGGMATK